In one Burkholderiales bacterium GJ-E10 genomic region, the following are encoded:
- a CDS encoding Ni,Fe-hydrogenase I large subunit produces the protein MTVIDPGRVVATLQRDEGRGEFRLAVTCARPEVAKILRHRDVDTVRSLIPAMFAVCGKAQGLAADLAIAAARGFGTPVAIDREVAAEAAREHAWRLILDWPERLGERRDLAQFANVVRAIQASRRCAWPIPPWIDGLGREEDVPGRRLLPVLDAEESARTWSRLDAAFARYPLWRGAAAETGAFARAGGATGDGVRARVLARAEELERHLDGRPTLLGRASGATLAPGVGRSTVETARGLLMHEVELVGDVVERYVVVAPTEWNFHPGGMLDRCLLATEGVVNRAAPEYREDQARRRAAQWILAMDPCVAWTIEDGAPRRPH, from the coding sequence ATGACCGTCATCGATCCGGGGCGCGTGGTCGCCACCTTGCAGCGCGACGAGGGGCGCGGGGAATTCCGCCTCGCCGTGACCTGTGCCCGTCCCGAGGTGGCGAAGATTCTGCGGCATCGCGACGTCGATACGGTCCGCAGCCTGATTCCTGCGATGTTCGCGGTGTGCGGCAAGGCCCAGGGTCTTGCCGCCGACCTGGCGATCGCGGCAGCGCGCGGCTTCGGAACGCCCGTTGCCATCGATCGCGAAGTGGCCGCGGAAGCGGCGCGGGAGCACGCGTGGCGTCTGATCCTGGATTGGCCCGAGCGCCTCGGCGAGCGGCGGGACCTGGCGCAGTTTGCGAACGTAGTCCGTGCGATCCAGGCGTCTCGTCGCTGCGCGTGGCCGATTCCGCCGTGGATCGATGGTCTGGGGCGGGAGGAGGACGTGCCGGGCCGCCGGTTGCTGCCGGTCCTCGACGCGGAGGAGTCGGCCCGGACCTGGTCGCGGCTGGATGCGGCGTTTGCGCGATATCCGCTATGGCGCGGCGCAGCGGCCGAAACCGGTGCCTTCGCGCGGGCCGGCGGCGCGACCGGCGACGGTGTCCGCGCACGGGTGCTCGCGCGCGCGGAAGAACTGGAGCGCCACCTCGATGGACGCCCGACGCTCCTGGGGCGGGCGAGCGGTGCGACGCTGGCGCCAGGGGTCGGCAGATCGACGGTGGAAACGGCGCGCGGCCTGCTGATGCACGAAGTCGAACTGGTGGGCGACGTCGTCGAACGATACGTCGTGGTTGCCCCCACGGAGTGGAATTTTCATCCGGGCGGAATGCTCGATCGGTGCCTGTTGGCGACGGAGGGCGTGGTCAATCGGGCGGCTCCGGAGTATCGGGAAGACCAGGCACGTCGGCGTGCCGCGCAGTGGATCCTCGCCATGGATCCCTGCGTCGCCTGGACGATCGAAGACGGGGCGCCGCGTCGCCCCCACTGA
- a CDS encoding high-affinity nickel-transporter has protein sequence MQFPLPQEWDGLCALVFVLGLRHGFDADHLATIDGFTRLHSRRSPVLARLCGAFFSLGHGFVVLAIALGSSALAAGAGTPRWLDAFGAWISIGFLGALGLANLHAVFSAPAHEVVAPVGLRARLLAPLGRFAGGWGIVLTGALFALSFDTVSQALLFTAAAGRFGGLGRAAALAGCFIVGMLATDGLNGIWISTLLRRADQTARVLSRAMGLTVASLSLAVAAYGVACLTAPGVAAWAQDKETMFGALVIAVVAGSFLLVRRFATPAPVGIAVVAGGRETR, from the coding sequence ATGCAATTTCCGCTTCCGCAAGAATGGGATGGCTTGTGCGCGCTGGTGTTCGTCCTGGGGTTGCGCCACGGCTTCGATGCCGACCATCTCGCGACGATCGACGGGTTCACCCGCCTCCACAGCCGCAGGTCTCCGGTTCTCGCACGGTTGTGTGGGGCGTTCTTTTCGCTGGGGCACGGGTTCGTGGTGCTGGCCATCGCGCTCGGCTCCAGCGCCCTGGCGGCCGGCGCCGGGACGCCGCGGTGGCTGGATGCCTTCGGTGCGTGGATTTCGATCGGCTTCCTGGGCGCGCTCGGACTTGCCAATCTGCACGCGGTCTTCTCTGCGCCGGCCCACGAGGTGGTGGCGCCGGTGGGCCTGCGCGCGCGCCTGCTGGCGCCGTTGGGGCGATTCGCGGGCGGCTGGGGAATCGTCCTGACCGGCGCGCTGTTTGCGCTGTCGTTCGACACCGTGAGTCAGGCACTGCTGTTCACCGCCGCCGCAGGGCGCTTCGGTGGCTTGGGGCGGGCCGCCGCCCTGGCGGGATGCTTCATCGTCGGCATGCTGGCAACCGACGGCTTGAACGGGATCTGGATCTCGACCTTGTTGCGGCGCGCCGATCAGACGGCCCGGGTCCTTTCGCGGGCGATGGGCTTGACGGTCGCGAGCCTGAGCCTGGCCGTGGCGGCCTATGGCGTGGCATGCCTGACCGCCCCGGGCGTCGCGGCGTGGGCGCAGGACAAGGAAACGATGTTCGGAGCGCTCGTCATCGCCGTCGTCGCGGGCAGCTTCCTGCTCGTGCGGCGCTTTGCGACGCCGGCTCCGGTGGGCATCGCCGTCGTTGCCGGTGGGCGCGAAACGCGCTGA
- a CDS encoding hydrogen uptake histidine-kinase codes for MTDKDRPASRPPVALARIQEEAGDRIWMDVIRKMDEVYQELLGHETELEQKNAALEESQQFIVSVLASISDVLIVCDRAGSIEDVNASLVALTGREERALKGSSVFDLFADDASRRRAQQHFTGEAAEPLHDCEMNLRGADGTAIPVSLNCTPRYNAAGRLLGSVITGRPVGELRRAYTSLREAHDDLKRTQQQLLHSEKIASLGRLVAGVAHELNNPISFVLGNVVALKRYTERLQRYCAAVHGEVDPGERERLRTELRIDRILEDLPSLIEGTVEGAERTRDIVDALKRFSSVDPDERSPCNLVPVIERAVHWVSKSAPESFRVTIDLPEELITLGSAGQMQQVFMNLVQNAVDAMTTTPREDAVLEVVGRSSADVVTIEFRDHGPGIPAADLHRIFDPFFTTKPVGKGTGLGLAISYGIVERHGGRLSAANRPDGGAMFTVCMPRPTGTGVVQGAVQSTVTADDGKR; via the coding sequence ATGACCGACAAGGATCGCCCCGCTTCCCGCCCCCCGGTCGCGCTTGCGCGGATCCAGGAGGAGGCCGGCGACCGGATCTGGATGGACGTCATCCGCAAGATGGACGAGGTCTATCAGGAACTGCTCGGCCATGAAACCGAACTGGAGCAGAAGAACGCTGCGCTCGAGGAGTCCCAGCAGTTCATCGTTTCGGTGCTGGCGTCGATCTCGGACGTGTTGATCGTCTGCGATCGCGCGGGGAGCATCGAGGACGTCAATGCTTCCCTGGTCGCGCTGACGGGAAGGGAGGAGCGGGCGCTCAAGGGGAGCTCGGTCTTCGATCTTTTCGCCGACGACGCGTCGCGCCGGCGCGCCCAGCAGCATTTCACCGGGGAGGCGGCGGAACCCCTGCACGACTGCGAGATGAACCTGCGCGGTGCCGACGGCACGGCGATTCCGGTTTCGCTGAACTGCACGCCGCGCTACAACGCGGCGGGCAGGCTGCTCGGTTCGGTGATCACGGGCAGGCCGGTGGGGGAGTTGCGTCGCGCATACACCTCCTTGCGCGAGGCCCACGATGACCTCAAGCGCACCCAGCAGCAGCTGCTGCATTCGGAGAAGATCGCCTCGCTGGGCCGGTTGGTGGCCGGGGTCGCCCACGAACTGAACAATCCCATCAGCTTCGTGCTCGGCAACGTCGTCGCATTGAAGCGGTACACGGAACGGCTCCAGCGGTACTGCGCCGCAGTGCATGGCGAGGTCGACCCGGGGGAGCGCGAACGCCTGCGCACCGAGTTGCGGATCGACCGGATCCTCGAGGATCTTCCCAGCCTGATCGAAGGAACGGTGGAGGGCGCCGAGCGCACGCGCGACATCGTCGATGCCCTCAAGCGGTTTTCGTCCGTCGATCCGGACGAACGAAGCCCGTGCAACCTCGTTCCGGTGATCGAGCGTGCCGTGCATTGGGTGAGCAAGTCGGCCCCCGAATCGTTCCGCGTGACGATCGATCTGCCCGAGGAGCTCATCACCCTGGGTTCCGCCGGGCAGATGCAGCAGGTGTTCATGAACCTGGTGCAGAACGCGGTGGATGCGATGACGACGACCCCCCGGGAGGACGCGGTGCTGGAGGTCGTGGGTCGGTCTTCCGCGGACGTGGTCACGATCGAATTCCGCGATCACGGCCCCGGCATCCCGGCAGCGGACCTTCATCGGATCTTCGATCCGTTTTTCACCACCAAGCCGGTGGGGAAGGGAACCGGCCTGGGGCTGGCGATCAGTTACGGGATCGTCGAACGACATGGCGGACGGCTGTCGGCGGCGAATCGGCCGGATGGCGGCGCGATGTTCACGGTGTGCATGCCGCGGCCGACCGGCACGGGTGTGGTGCAAGGTGCGGTGCAAAGCACGGTGACAGCGGACGACGGAAAGCGATAA
- a CDS encoding Ni,Fe-hydrogenase I large subunit, whose amino-acid sequence MTRRLVIGPFNRVEGDLEVQLEVDGGRVRSARVIAGLYRGFEQILQGREPFDALVFAPRICGICSISQSAAAAAALGDAMGLRAPINGRLAMHCMQAAENVADHLSHFYLFFMPDFARTQYSGRPWHAMAVERFRALEGSAARDFLPARAALLHTMGLLAGKWPHSHAFQPGGTTRAVSATEARRLYRMLREFRGFLEQTVFGDALEAVAGLPDDGELTAWAQGRGADFPRFLAIAEDLRLEELGRSYDRFLSFGAYESAQGGAPLFPGGLWESGATLPLDVGAIAEDVRHAWYAESAAPQPPARGAAVPLPDKPGAYTWCKAPRIGGAPAETGALARQLIAGHPLARDLVARAGGNVRSRVVARLLEVARVIPEMEAWVRGFVPDDPFCAFGDLPGDAEGVGLVEAARGSLGHWLGVRRGRIHNYQIVAPTTWNFSPIDETGLPGPVERALVGTPIEEGDAGSDGVQVAVQHVVRSFDPCMVCTVH is encoded by the coding sequence ATGACCCGACGCCTCGTCATCGGTCCGTTCAATCGCGTCGAGGGCGACCTCGAGGTGCAACTCGAGGTCGATGGCGGCCGCGTCCGGTCGGCGCGGGTGATCGCGGGACTCTATCGCGGCTTCGAGCAGATCCTGCAGGGCCGGGAACCGTTCGATGCCCTGGTGTTCGCGCCGCGGATCTGCGGGATCTGTTCGATTTCGCAATCGGCAGCCGCTGCGGCGGCGCTGGGGGATGCAATGGGGCTGCGGGCTCCGATCAATGGGCGCCTCGCGATGCACTGCATGCAGGCGGCGGAGAACGTGGCCGATCACCTGAGCCACTTCTATCTGTTCTTCATGCCGGATTTCGCGCGGACCCAGTATTCCGGCAGGCCGTGGCATGCGATGGCGGTCGAGCGCTTCCGGGCGCTCGAGGGCAGCGCGGCACGCGATTTCCTGCCGGCACGCGCCGCCTTGCTGCATACGATGGGTCTGCTTGCGGGCAAGTGGCCGCACAGCCACGCCTTTCAACCTGGTGGGACCACGCGGGCGGTCTCGGCGACGGAAGCGCGGCGCCTGTATCGGATGTTGCGGGAATTTCGCGGGTTCCTCGAACAGACCGTGTTCGGCGATGCGCTGGAGGCGGTGGCGGGGCTGCCCGACGACGGCGAGCTGACGGCCTGGGCGCAGGGCCGCGGGGCCGACTTTCCCCGTTTTCTGGCGATCGCGGAGGATCTGCGCCTGGAGGAACTCGGGCGGTCCTACGACCGGTTCCTGAGTTTCGGCGCGTACGAGTCGGCGCAGGGCGGGGCGCCGCTGTTCCCCGGAGGTCTTTGGGAATCGGGGGCGACGTTGCCGCTGGACGTCGGCGCGATCGCGGAGGATGTCCGCCATGCCTGGTATGCGGAGAGTGCGGCACCGCAGCCGCCGGCCCGCGGTGCCGCGGTGCCGCTGCCGGACAAGCCGGGCGCGTATACCTGGTGCAAGGCGCCGCGGATCGGCGGTGCGCCGGCGGAGACGGGGGCGCTGGCACGGCAACTGATCGCCGGTCACCCGCTTGCGCGGGATCTGGTCGCGCGCGCCGGGGGCAACGTGCGCAGCCGGGTGGTGGCGCGGCTGCTCGAAGTGGCGCGCGTCATTCCGGAAATGGAAGCATGGGTCCGCGGGTTCGTCCCGGACGACCCGTTTTGCGCATTCGGCGATCTGCCCGGCGATGCCGAGGGGGTCGGCCTGGTCGAAGCGGCCCGCGGCAGTCTCGGGCACTGGCTCGGCGTGCGGCGCGGACGGATCCACAACTACCAGATCGTTGCGCCGACGACCTGGAATTTTTCGCCTATCGACGAGACCGGGCTTCCGGGGCCGGTGGAGCGGGCATTGGTCGGAACCCCCATCGAGGAGGGCGATGCCGGGTCGGACGGCGTGCAGGTCGCGGTCCAGCACGTGGTGCGATCGTTCGATCCGTGCATGGTGTGCACGGTCCACTGA
- a CDS encoding ferredoxin hydrogenase small subunit, with protein MLADEGVRLLWHPSLSEQTGSQARDVLEACARGVQGFDVLCVEGAMLRGPRGSGRFHVVAGTGIPAIEWVRRLSERARHVVAVGSCAAFGGVTSAGSNPTDACGLQYDGVARGGLLGAQYRGAAGLPVINVAGCPTHPDWVTETLIALARGTLRGSDLDEYGRPRFYADHLVHHGCPRNEFYEFKASAERPTDQGCLMENLGCKGTQAHADCNLRAWNGGGSCLRGGYACIRCTEPGFEDPGHPFAQTPKVAGIPIGLPVDMPKAWFVALAALSKSATPARVRENAHSDHIVAVPGSGRPHSRK; from the coding sequence GTGCTGGCCGATGAAGGCGTACGGCTGCTCTGGCATCCCAGCCTGTCCGAGCAGACCGGGTCGCAGGCGCGCGACGTGCTCGAGGCCTGCGCCCGGGGTGTGCAAGGCTTCGATGTGCTTTGCGTCGAAGGGGCGATGCTGCGCGGGCCGCGCGGCAGCGGCCGGTTCCACGTCGTTGCGGGAACCGGCATCCCGGCGATCGAGTGGGTGCGCCGGCTTTCCGAGCGGGCGCGACACGTGGTTGCTGTCGGATCCTGCGCGGCCTTCGGCGGTGTAACCTCGGCCGGCTCCAACCCGACCGATGCCTGCGGCCTCCAGTACGACGGCGTGGCGCGCGGCGGGCTGCTCGGTGCGCAATACCGTGGCGCGGCCGGTCTGCCGGTGATCAACGTCGCGGGCTGCCCGACGCATCCCGACTGGGTCACCGAAACCTTGATCGCGCTGGCGCGCGGAACCTTGCGCGGATCGGATCTCGACGAGTACGGGCGGCCGCGCTTCTATGCCGACCACCTGGTCCATCACGGCTGCCCGCGCAACGAGTTCTACGAATTCAAGGCGAGTGCGGAGCGGCCGACGGACCAGGGCTGCCTGATGGAAAACCTCGGGTGCAAGGGAACCCAGGCCCATGCGGATTGCAATCTGCGGGCATGGAACGGCGGCGGCTCCTGTCTGCGCGGCGGCTATGCCTGCATTCGCTGCACCGAACCGGGGTTCGAGGATCCGGGACATCCCTTCGCGCAGACGCCGAAGGTCGCCGGCATTCCCATCGGGCTTCCCGTGGACATGCCGAAGGCCTGGTTCGTCGCCTTGGCCGCGTTGTCGAAGTCGGCGACGCCGGCGCGCGTACGCGAGAACGCGCATTCGGACCACATCGTCGCGGTTCCCGGTTCCGGGCGACCGCACTCGCGCAAATGA
- a CDS encoding response regulator with CheY-like receiver, AAA-type ATPase, and DNA-binding domains yields MPADLPAVLVVDDEVRSQEALRRTLEEDFAVFTAGSAADAQAIMEREFVQIVLSDQRMPGASGIEFLKQVRMRWPDTVRIVISGYTDAQDIIAGVNEAGIWQYLLKPWQPDHLLHTLRSAAELWRLQQDNQRLALELRTSPHALKAAVRERRVQAKAIAAFERIVRGPGSPLDAVCSLAERVAAFDLPILITGESGTGKELLARAVHYASPRAERAFVVENCAALPDSLLEAELFGHKRGAFTGAVEDRIGLFQQADGGTIFLDEIGDTSPAFQVKLLRALQEGEVRPVGSPRPISVDVRVIATTNRDMEEEVRQGRFREDLYWRLAGISLRVPPLRERPADIVPIAESLLAQAQTEFGVSVRGFSPEALQCMGTYRWPGNVRELHNEVKRMLVLADGELLGADLFSPRVVLAAGEAAEERELSLLAGLDGGLKERMEQLEARVLKEALVRHRWNKTRAADELGLSRVGLRSKLSRYGLESP; encoded by the coding sequence ATGCCGGCCGATCTTCCCGCAGTACTGGTGGTCGATGACGAGGTGCGTTCGCAGGAGGCGCTGCGTCGCACCCTGGAAGAGGACTTCGCGGTGTTCACTGCCGGGTCCGCGGCCGATGCCCAGGCGATCATGGAGCGCGAGTTCGTCCAGATCGTGCTGAGCGATCAGCGCATGCCCGGCGCTTCGGGCATCGAGTTTCTCAAGCAGGTGCGGATGCGCTGGCCGGACACCGTCCGGATCGTGATCTCGGGGTACACGGACGCGCAGGACATCATCGCCGGAGTCAACGAAGCCGGGATCTGGCAGTACCTGCTCAAGCCGTGGCAACCCGATCACCTCTTGCATACCCTGCGTTCGGCTGCCGAATTGTGGCGGTTGCAACAGGACAATCAGCGCCTGGCGCTGGAACTGCGCACCAGTCCGCATGCGCTGAAGGCCGCCGTGCGCGAACGTCGCGTCCAGGCCAAGGCGATCGCCGCGTTCGAGCGCATCGTGCGCGGCCCCGGCAGCCCGCTCGATGCCGTGTGTTCTCTGGCCGAACGGGTCGCCGCGTTCGATCTGCCGATTCTGATCACGGGCGAATCCGGCACCGGCAAGGAATTGCTGGCACGCGCGGTGCATTATGCGAGTCCGCGCGCGGAGCGCGCCTTCGTCGTCGAAAACTGCGCCGCGCTGCCCGATTCCCTCCTCGAGGCGGAACTGTTCGGCCACAAGCGCGGCGCCTTCACCGGCGCCGTCGAAGACCGGATCGGACTGTTCCAGCAGGCCGATGGGGGAACGATCTTCCTCGATGAGATTGGTGATACCTCGCCCGCATTCCAGGTGAAGCTTCTGCGTGCCCTGCAGGAAGGCGAAGTCCGACCCGTCGGAAGCCCCCGGCCCATCTCGGTCGACGTACGGGTGATCGCCACGACGAACCGGGACATGGAGGAGGAGGTCCGACAGGGCCGGTTTCGCGAGGACCTCTACTGGCGACTGGCCGGAATCTCCCTGCGCGTGCCGCCGTTGCGCGAGCGGCCGGCGGACATCGTCCCGATCGCCGAAAGCCTGCTTGCGCAGGCGCAGACCGAGTTCGGTGTGTCGGTTCGGGGGTTTTCGCCGGAAGCGCTGCAGTGCATGGGCACATACCGGTGGCCCGGCAACGTGCGCGAACTCCACAACGAAGTGAAACGGATGCTGGTCCTGGCCGACGGCGAGTTGCTGGGTGCCGATCTGTTCAGTCCGCGGGTGGTGCTGGCCGCCGGCGAGGCCGCCGAGGAGCGCGAACTCTCGCTGCTGGCGGGGCTCGACGGCGGACTCAAGGAGCGCATGGAGCAGTTGGAGGCGCGAGTCCTCAAGGAAGCGCTGGTGCGACATCGCTGGAACAAGACGCGCGCCGCCGACGAACTCGGCCTGTCGCGCGTGGGCTTGCGGTCGAAGCTGTCTCGATACGGATTGGAGTCGCCATGA
- a CDS encoding carbamoyl phosphate phosphatase, hydrogenase 3 maturation protein — translation MNASVNAKPDYVRPLDLRGGRVDMAHGAGGRAMAQLIREVFARGLDNEFLDGNDGARLPWRAPPAGARLVMSTDSHVVSPLFFPGGDIGCLAVHGTINDVAMMGAQPRYLAAGFILEEGFPLADLVRIVGSMARAARDAGVPVVTGDTKVVEAGKADGVFITTTGVGDLAEGIDCAGANARPGDVVLLSGSIGEHGMAILSQRENLAFDSPIVSDTAALHGLVRELLAAVPEVRVLRDATRGGVATTLNEIAAQSGVGFHLDEAMIPVQRAVAAACEFLGFDPLYVANEGKLLAVVPSARADDALAALRAHPLGKNAARIGVAVADDRRFVQMTTRFGGRRIVDWLTGEQLPRIC, via the coding sequence ATGAACGCAAGCGTGAACGCGAAGCCCGACTACGTGCGCCCGCTGGATCTGCGCGGCGGTCGCGTCGACATGGCGCACGGGGCCGGGGGCAGGGCGATGGCCCAGCTCATCCGCGAGGTGTTCGCGCGCGGCCTCGACAACGAATTCCTCGACGGCAACGACGGCGCGCGCCTTCCTTGGCGGGCGCCGCCCGCCGGTGCGCGCCTGGTGATGTCGACCGATTCCCACGTTGTGTCGCCGCTGTTCTTTCCGGGCGGCGACATCGGCTGCCTGGCGGTGCATGGCACGATCAACGATGTCGCAATGATGGGCGCGCAGCCGCGCTATCTTGCTGCCGGGTTCATCCTCGAGGAGGGATTCCCGCTGGCGGATCTGGTGCGCATCGTCGGATCCATGGCGCGCGCCGCGCGCGATGCGGGCGTGCCGGTGGTGACGGGCGACACGAAGGTCGTCGAGGCGGGCAAGGCCGACGGCGTGTTCATCACGACGACGGGCGTCGGCGATCTTGCCGAGGGAATCGACTGCGCCGGCGCCAACGCACGTCCCGGCGATGTGGTGCTGCTCTCGGGGTCGATCGGCGAGCACGGCATGGCGATCCTGTCGCAGCGGGAGAACCTCGCCTTCGATTCGCCGATCGTCTCCGATACCGCGGCGCTGCACGGCCTGGTGCGCGAGCTGCTCGCCGCCGTGCCGGAAGTGCGCGTCCTGCGCGATGCGACGCGCGGCGGGGTGGCGACGACGCTCAACGAAATCGCCGCCCAGTCGGGCGTCGGCTTTCACCTCGATGAGGCGATGATCCCGGTGCAGCGGGCGGTTGCCGCGGCATGCGAGTTTCTCGGCTTCGATCCCCTCTACGTCGCCAACGAAGGTAAGCTCCTCGCCGTGGTGCCATCCGCCAGAGCCGATGACGCGCTGGCGGCGTTGCGCGCGCATCCGTTGGGAAAGAATGCCGCGCGCATCGGTGTCGCGGTCGCCGACGATCGCCGTTTCGTGCAGATGACGACGCGCTTCGGCGGTCGGCGCATCGTCGACTGGCTGACGGGCGAACAATTGCCGAGAATCTGTTGA
- a CDS encoding hydrogenase isoenzymes formation protein HypD: MKFIDEFRDGALAGTVAAAIERDVQAGREYRLMEFCGGHTHAISRYGLLDLLPPGVRMIHGPGCPVCVLPIGRIDQAIRLALAHRVILCSYGDALRVPASDGLSLLKAKARGADIRMVYSTMDAVAIARDNPDREVVFFGIGFETTTPPTAVAVRTARAQGLSNFRVLCNHVLTPAAMHAILAAPGGVRLDGFVGPAHVSTVIGSAPYEPFPRDYGKPVVIAGFEPLDVLRAIHMLVRQINEGRAAVENEFTRAVTPDGNRKAQELVAEVFAVRPDFEWRGLGTVPQSALRLRPAYADFDAELRFDVPYVAVPDHKACECAAILRGEKRPQDCRIFGSVCTPENPVGSCMVSSEGACAAHFTYGRFREAA; encoded by the coding sequence GTGAAGTTCATCGACGAATTCCGCGACGGCGCGCTCGCCGGAACGGTGGCGGCCGCGATCGAACGCGACGTGCAGGCTGGACGCGAATATCGCCTGATGGAGTTCTGCGGCGGCCATACGCATGCCATCTCGCGCTACGGCCTCCTGGACCTGCTGCCGCCCGGCGTGCGCATGATTCACGGCCCGGGATGTCCGGTGTGCGTGCTGCCGATCGGCCGCATCGATCAGGCGATCCGCCTCGCGCTGGCGCACCGCGTCATCCTCTGCAGCTATGGCGACGCGTTGCGCGTACCGGCGTCGGATGGACTGTCGCTGCTCAAGGCCAAGGCCCGGGGCGCGGATATCCGCATGGTCTACTCGACGATGGACGCGGTGGCCATCGCGCGTGACAACCCCGATCGCGAGGTGGTGTTCTTCGGCATCGGCTTCGAGACCACGACGCCGCCGACCGCCGTGGCGGTGCGGACAGCGCGGGCGCAAGGCTTGTCGAATTTCCGCGTGCTGTGCAATCACGTGCTGACGCCTGCCGCGATGCACGCGATCCTCGCTGCGCCGGGGGGCGTCCGCCTCGACGGCTTCGTCGGCCCGGCGCACGTGTCGACCGTCATCGGGTCGGCGCCGTATGAACCGTTCCCCCGCGACTATGGCAAACCGGTCGTGATCGCGGGGTTCGAGCCGCTCGACGTGCTGCGCGCGATCCACATGCTGGTTCGGCAGATCAACGAAGGCCGGGCGGCGGTGGAAAACGAGTTCACGCGCGCCGTCACGCCCGACGGCAACCGCAAGGCGCAGGAACTGGTGGCCGAGGTGTTTGCCGTGCGCCCCGATTTCGAATGGCGGGGCCTCGGCACGGTGCCGCAGAGCGCACTGCGCCTTCGCCCCGCGTATGCGGATTTCGATGCCGAACTGCGCTTCGACGTTCCCTACGTGGCCGTCCCGGACCATAAGGCGTGCGAATGCGCGGCGATCCTGCGCGGCGAAAAGCGCCCCCAGGACTGCCGGATCTTCGGCTCCGTGTGCACGCCGGAGAATCCGGTGGGTTCGTGCATGGTCTCGTCCGAGGGCGCCTGCGCCGCGCATTTCACCTATGGCCGTTTCCGGGAGGCGGCATGA
- a CDS encoding hydrogenase assembly chaperone HypC/HupF, whose amino-acid sequence MCLAIPVRVVDLPSPDTATVDLGGVRKEISLALVEGVAVDDYVIVHVGYALQKLDTDEALRTLALFRSLDDPAVAEDPQ is encoded by the coding sequence ATGTGCCTGGCAATACCGGTGCGCGTGGTGGATCTTCCGTCGCCCGATACGGCGACGGTCGATCTCGGCGGGGTGCGCAAGGAGATTTCGTTGGCCTTGGTGGAGGGGGTCGCGGTCGACGACTACGTCATCGTCCATGTCGGCTATGCCCTGCAGAAGCTCGATACGGACGAGGCGCTGCGTACGCTCGCGCTTTTTCGTTCCTTGGACGACCCTGCGGTCGCGGAGGATCCGCAGTGA